The sequence below is a genomic window from Chiroxiphia lanceolata isolate bChiLan1 chromosome 8, bChiLan1.pri, whole genome shotgun sequence.
tcgAGTGCATTCTCTGCCCTTGCTCCTGTTCCTGCCCGAGTCTGTATTATCTTATGAAAAGTATTTCTCTgaactgctttttgtttgttgccTTACTTTCTCTTGGGCTAAGAAATAGATGAGGTCAGGAAAGGGCTGGACAAGCTGCATACTGAGACATTGCCTGTTGTCTCACTGGTGTATGTGAGTAAATCACcagcatgtgtgtgtttggagTCCCTTCAGAGCAGTTGgtgtttccagcagctctgctgagcactCTGCACAGCGTGTTCTCTGCAGTACTTCCTGCAGGATGTTTTCTTGCTGCTGATTAGTGCAGCTGTGCAAACGAATATTTCACACTTGAAGACATGCCTGGTGTTAAATCGGTGCCCGTTCTGTTATTCTACAAAATAAAGATGCCCAGTTACAGTCCTGTGGAACCAAGGCAGAGTATTTTGGATGCAGGCAGCAAGCACTGTTTTCAAGGATGTAAGCAGAAGTCTTTTACAAGCTGAAAACCTTATCATTCCATGTAGAACTCTGGCCTTTGTGCTCTAAATCTCCTGAGCTTTGTAGAATTGCTCTGCAGACGTGGCACTGAGGTGTAGGTGCATTAAATGAAGCTGGGATTGGAATTTGGGATTGCAAAATGGTAAATGATGTACAGCCAGGAGAGGGAgcactgtgctgcagggaaagaaatgtaatttgctGAATGTGGTATGTACCCTTGCAGGATGGAAATCCTCCCCTGGATCCCAGTGAACATTTcatggcagaagaagaaaaacttacTGACCAAGAAAGATCCAAAAGGTGGGTGTGGAGCAGCATACCTacattattattacttttttttttttttttaactataagGGTGTATttagggagggggaaaaaaagcagtctAAAGAGACTGTTGTTTCTTCCAGATTTGAAAAAGCCTACACACATACTCTGTATTACCTGGCACAAGTCTACCAGCACCTGGACATGATTGAGAAGGCTGCTCAGTACTGCCACACCACTCTGAAACGCCAGCTGGAGTACTGTGGCTACTACCCGGTGGAATGGGCTCGCAATGCTGCTACTTTGTCACAGTACTATCTCTCCAAGGTCAGGCATCCAGCCTTTATCGGCTGTAATTGTATCACCAGTGTAACTGTCAAGAAAGACAATTGTTTTAAACAGCTGTTTGAGACAGGGCTCCATGCTGAATTTAAAGTGTGCACCTATAAAACCACAAGTTGCCTTCTGACATGAGGCATCTCTCAGTTTTTTTGAGGAGGACGTAGTGGCTTTCCTGTGGTGTTGTGACAGCAATGGGGAAGATGAGCAGGGGTGTAGACATGAGAGAAGCTCTGTAGTTAATGAAGTGTTAGCAATGATGTGATGTTCGTAAGTAAAACTTGAGGgttataataatttaatttaaaactctttCTTACATTGTTCTCTTAcaataaagtttaaaaacaaaaccatctgAGGGCCAAGGTATGGCACACTGTATGTTTTCTCTAAGTTAGTGTCCATTGTACCTTAACATGTGCTTTAGAATTGTCTGAGCCTATGTGAACATTAAAGGGAATATGTAAGTTGGCAGCTATTTGCCTTCACACACGTCTTGACTCTAAATGATCTACTGTTAGGAAATGCTTCAGGTTTATTTAGCAATTTCTATATTCAGGGCTATTCAGATGCTCTTTCCTGATGCTTACAAAGTTTTCTGCCATACCTAAGCCAGTTTATGTTAATTTCAATAGTAACTAGTaatttccatgtgtttttgATGCATTGATAGCACTAATCATTAACCAGTGCACTGTCAAATATGGGTAAAGGAACCCAGATCTGACTCAGGGTGTTGACTTGTGTATCCGGCTGTTCCCACTAACACCCCGTGATGGTGTTTGCCACAAGACATCACTTCCTTCACCGCAGGGAAGTGATGGTGGGGAGATCAGAGCAGAGAGAATGCTCACAGTGTACACAGCTGATGCTATCAGCCAGGcttgctgtggctgtggggcagagagaaCAGCTGGTTAGAAAATACTGCATTCAGTAATAGCTGGGGAGGAattgtgtgttttcttccagtGCCCAGGGGAATGTGCTCCAGAGTCTCTCAGTTCTGTCATTTCATGTGTGTGTTCACTGTCTGAGGGGGTTGGCCAGGCTGAGAGCAGTGCTTGGgctgctgagtgctgctggTTCTGTTTCTCCCAGGAATGCTTTATGGAGGCCCGGCActgcctggcagcagccagtGTCATCTTCAGCCAAGCGGGACAGGTGCCGTCTGCTGAGGACGGTAAGTTGATGGAGAAGCCTTGAATAAAATTGTTGTGAATTGAGCATCATTGATACACAAtggtaaaactgaaatttagCAACGTGCATAAAACTTATCCTGatgttaattttctaaaatctttttaattaacAATAAAGTAGAATGCTGCTGAAAAGCTGCTGGTACTACAGCTCAAGGTTGACTACGAGTAGACCCGGTGAGAAAACCTCAAGTGCTTGTTGCTGGTGTTTCAGAAAGTACCAGAATAAAGGTGAAATTTAAACCAATACCCACTTCAACAGTGGCAGTGGCTCTGTTTGTTCATTTGGCCTTGTACATGtgctgaaaatgcagtttaaagCAGTGATTAGAGGGCAGAGATTCAATGAACCAAACCAGATGCTTCCTGggaatagttttaaaatagagaGGAAAACTGCAGCTCTTAAAACCCCAAATCTAGAAGGCACTTGAATTGCCTTTTGTTGCTGGACGCTGCAGCCTCATTAATAGCCCTTTTTGGAGTTGTAGCTCCCCTCCTTGTTTGGACATTGATGCAAAGGAACAACTTGGCTGTTCAGTGTGAAGATCAGTAAAAGAAACTTTTAGAGAACTGACCCCAGTTTTAAGGACTTGTGGTTACATGATAGTGTCAGAGCTCTGTTTTAGGCTTAGTCTTTACTTATTTACAGCACACCCTTTTGTGTCTGTGTCTCGGGCAACTGGAAGCTTCCAGTCCACAGAGCTTTAACTTGTGGAGAGAGGGCAAGTACAAATCAAATAAGTTTTATCTTGCCTTCCTCCTGCACCAAATAGGAATAGTGATTTTCCCATTTGTTGTGGTGGAGTAAATGTTTATCCTACCTCCCCTTCTTTTTTGTGGTACAGAGAGCTGGGCTGAGGACTTGCAGAAAGTTCTAATTAGAAAGATCAATGCACAGTCAGCATTGGCCACTCTCAAGCACATTCATGTTTTGATGTTAATTGGAATATAAAATAACACAGAGATATTTAGTAAATTGTGCCTTTTCTACATTATCAGCAATTCTTAATTCCTTAGGAACAGTGTGACTGACTCTGATGAAAGATAATGAACGCGGTGGGTCTGAGTCTGAACTGGCTTTTTTTCGTGAACAGGAATGCTACTGTCCTGTAGTAATGTCCCCTCATTGTTCAGCTAACTCACTCCCTTCTGCCTAGAGACTGGGAAATAAGCTTTCTTTGAAATCCATTTggtttttgaaaatgttatctTGAGACATCAGAAGTGCTGCTACTTATGATAGTGGGGAGACTGCGgggagaaaaatacagaagttgtAGAGCTAATAAATCTCATGTTTGTACCAGGTAGATTAACCAAAGGCAGTTCCCCTACTTTGTTCCCTTTTTTGATATCGAGTCTAGGACCCATTGCAATACAAATGCCCTTATCCTCCTCAGTTACTGGGCAGGCAGCTGAATCTCAGAAAATGAATTATcctaatttctttctcttattaCAAAGAGACATGAGAACTTTTTCAGTGTAACACCTTCCAGATGAAAGATCTTTCTGAACATGCGTTCTGATCTATTTAAGAATTCTTACATGACGAATCCATGTTAATCTATAGGGGTTTCTACCAGAAATGACAGTTTACAGAATTATTATCTAAACCAACATGGACAACAGGTTTCTGTCTAACCgtgaggaaaaattaattaaatacaaGTATCATATTCTTTGCTTGAAACATTTGAGGGAGTTCTCTAAaagtttttgtgtgtttatgtcCATTCAGTAGACGAAACGGAGCAGGACCAACATGATCTGCCAGAGAGGAAAGCTGAAATTGCAAGATGCTGGATTAAGTATTGCCTGAATCTCCTGCAAAGTGCGCGGAAATTACTTGAGGTAACAGCAAACCTGTTCTGTGGCTGTCACTGTCTAACAGCAAACTAAGCTTGCTTTGGTGTTTGCAGCAGGAATCAATTCACAGTGGGTAACAAGCAATAATCAATTGCCCAGTCAATGACACAACAGATGCTTGCAGCGTATCAAGTGTTCCATAGTGCAGCACTCAGGGATAAGCATGGATAGATCAGCTAGTACAGTGCTTGTACAGTGGCTTCACAAATTTCCCTTATCTCTGCTGCACTTCCTTGCAGCTTGATTTGACAGATTGCTTCTCATTAACTGCTAGTGAGAACATCATCTCAATGTGCACCACTTTTGTGTGCTGGTGTTCTTATTCATTCAAGCATTTCGTTCGTTCAGGTGTTCGTTTCATTCATTCAGGCATTCCTTCAGATGtttaaaacagcatttgctGAAATGCTTTGCAGAAGCAGAGCCTTTGGGCTTAATGTTTGTTGCTTTGGCTATTTTGTCTCACAGGGTAGGGAGACTGAATCATATTAGCTTTATGTTTTTACAGAATCTGTACTGTAATTGATTATTTTGGTGACTGTGAGGTCTAATATGCCTGtaataatttctcttctgtcttgttGCTCACTAGTTTATATTTCAAAGGTAACTCATAAATAAAATGATTCAGTGTCAGTCTCTCTTTGTGAGccacatgcatttttaattagtATGCTTTCTCATTTCAGGATAACATAGGAGAACTGGATCCAGACAGGCAGTTGGAACTCAAagcccaaaggaaaaaagaagaggatgaaaaagagaagggcaggaaaaaagcTGTCCTTTTTGGGACAAGTGATATATGTGACTCTGTCTTAGCCATGGAAGAGAAAGTGAGCAGTGTATATCCTTTAGATTTTCAGGAAGCCAGGGAAATCTTCCTAGTTGGTCAGAACTATGTTCAGGAAGCAAAAGAGTTCTTTCAGGTGGATGGTTATGTTACTGACCATATTGAAATTGTTCAGGATCACAGTGCTTTGTTTAAGGTCCTTGCTTTCTTTGAAGAAGACTATGAGAGGCGCTGCAAGATGCACAAGCGTAGGATAGACATGCTGGAGCCCATCTATGCAGACCTGAACCCCCAGTACTACCTGCTCATCTGCAGGCAGCTCCAGTGTGAGCTGGCTGACACCTACTATGAGATGATGGATTTAAAGGTAGCTATTGGTAACAGGTTAGAGAAACTAGACTCCCACACAGTTAAAAAGATTAATTCTCTGGCTCAGTTTGCAATCAAATATTACGAACTCTTCTTGGATTCTTTGAGGAACCCTGATAAGGTGTTTCCTGAAAAGCTCGAGGAAGATGTTCTTCGCCCTGCAATGGTGGCTAAATTTCATATTGCACGACTGTATGGTAAGCTTATTACTTCAGATAGCAAAAAGCAACTGGAAAATATGCAGACATCATTGGAATATTACACATTTCTGGTAGACTATTGTGAGAAGTACCCTGATGCTGTCCCTGCTGTTGAAACTGAACTAGAACTCAGTAAGGAGATGGTGACTCTGCTTCCAGCAAGCATGGAGAGGCTAAGAGCAAAGCTGTCTCcatgtgtataaatatttgcCTTGGGGGAGATGGGCACTATTAAGATGGTTTTCTGTCCGAGCCAGTGCTGTCAGACAGCTCCCATCCTGATTGATAGAATAAGGTGTCTGCAGTGGTGTCCACCTAGAGCCTGCAGTAGTGTGACCTTGTGACAAACTCAGAGCTCTCCTTGTCCGTAGCTCACCCACACTAGTGGTATAAACTCTAAATGTAAAGTATAAGTCCAGCTAATGCTTTGTACTGTTCATCCTGTATGTAAATATGAACCTTTTCTCCCTGATGGCTTTTTCCTTCAGCATATGGTTCAGTTTCTCAATGTAGTGCTGTATGATAatagtttcttttaaaagaatttgcTTCTctaagaaattttttctaatataccTGAAGCACGTTCTTCCAACTAGAATGCATTTTATCTCTTCTAATGTTTGTCCCCAGAGAACTTTATCCACGTGAAGGGAACttgttttcaatatttattttgtatgttgctcagtgttttcttcttttcccttgttAATCAAAACCTAGTTGATAGAGGCTCAATAAATGGACTAGCTTGGCTAAATGTTTCTTCAGAGTCCTTGGAATTCTGTTTCCTGTGTCTTACTAAGATACGATACACTTTTCAACTTTGGCCAAAATAAATGGTTGTGAAAGTGTTTCCATATGAGTGTCTTCAGTAAAAACACATGAGCAGTTAAGTGCCAGAAGTAAGAGCAAGAAAGCAGCAAACTTTCTTTGTGGTGGGAGGAGATTCCCTGCTCTTAATACACTGTAGAGAATTCACAGCTTACAGATTCTGTGCTCTACTGCTCCAAACGTTTGCCTAATACAGCTTAAAGTCTTGGGATGCCATGGATGGCTTCTTGTGTTGTTCAGGGAGTCCAAGTGTTGTCTTAGCAGGAGCTGCAACTTGGGACCTCTCTGAAGTTGTTTTAGCTGAAATGCAGGCAGAGCATTGTCCAACTGCATGGTAAGAGCTGATGgtcagcagtgccaggggacacagggaaggtAAAGGGACAATGTGACAGG
It includes:
- the KIFBP gene encoding KIF-binding protein isoform X1, giving the protein MAAGGGWPAVCEKFRAARTLSAVESLKDPETEPYRSKYSARALLQEVKQLLSAAEEGGEARVLAVRRAVLEYELGVNHTDTEELSAGEEHLQRCTQLLEPHRLSPDCVSLYIQAQNNLGILWSRRDEIETAQTYLESAEALYNQYMKEDGNPPLDPSEHFMAEEEKLTDQERSKRFEKAYTHTLYYLAQVYQHLDMIEKAAQYCHTTLKRQLEYCGYYPVEWARNAATLSQYYLSKECFMEARHCLAAASVIFSQAGQVPSAEDVDETEQDQHDLPERKAEIARCWIKYCLNLLQSARKLLEDNIGELDPDRQLELKAQRKKEEDEKEKGRKKAVLFGTSDICDSVLAMEEKVSSVYPLDFQEAREIFLVGQNYVQEAKEFFQVDGYVTDHIEIVQDHSALFKVLAFFEEDYERRCKMHKRRIDMLEPIYADLNPQYYLLICRQLQCELADTYYEMMDLKVAIGNRLEKLDSHTVKKINSLAQFAIKYYELFLDSLRNPDKVFPEKLEEDVLRPAMVAKFHIARLYGKLITSDSKKQLENMQTSLEYYTFLVDYCEKYPDAVPAVETELELSKEMVTLLPASMERLRAKLSPCV
- the KIFBP gene encoding KIF-binding protein isoform X2, giving the protein MAAGGGWPAVCEKFRAARTLSAVESLKDPETEPYRSKYSARALLQEVKQLLSAAEEGGEARVLAVRRAVLEYELGVNHTDTEELSAGEEHLQRCTQLLEPHRLSPDCVSLYIQAQNNLGILWSRRDEIETAQTYLESAEALYNQYMKEDGNPPLDPSEHFMAEEEKLTDQERSKRFEKAYTHTLYYLAQVYQHLDMIEKAAQYCHTTLKRQLEYCGYYPVEWARNAATLSQYYLSKECFMEARHCLAAASVIFSQAGQVPSAEDDETEQDQHDLPERKAEIARCWIKYCLNLLQSARKLLEDNIGELDPDRQLELKAQRKKEEDEKEKGRKKAVLFGTSDICDSVLAMEEKVSSVYPLDFQEAREIFLVGQNYVQEAKEFFQVDGYVTDHIEIVQDHSALFKVLAFFEEDYERRCKMHKRRIDMLEPIYADLNPQYYLLICRQLQCELADTYYEMMDLKVAIGNRLEKLDSHTVKKINSLAQFAIKYYELFLDSLRNPDKVFPEKLEEDVLRPAMVAKFHIARLYGKLITSDSKKQLENMQTSLEYYTFLVDYCEKYPDAVPAVETELELSKEMVTLLPASMERLRAKLSPCV